The following proteins are co-located in the Cetobacterium sp. NK01 genome:
- a CDS encoding ATP-binding cassette domain-containing protein, translating to MIIFQNISIKFNNKIILENFNLNIKKGEKILISGASGKGKTTLLKTLLGFTLPNSGNIFVDNIKLNEKNINNIRSKIAYMPQSTPFLNTKVEKLINTIFNYKQNLNINFEMVKLIKILKEFDLDSSILSKDITQLSGGEKQRLAFVILILLDRKIWILDEITSSLDQDMKQKVTNYILKTDKTVLLVSHDKTESLNNFRTVIL from the coding sequence ATGATTATATTCCAAAATATTAGTATTAAGTTTAATAATAAAATTATTTTAGAAAATTTTAATTTAAATATAAAAAAAGGCGAAAAAATTCTTATTTCTGGTGCTTCTGGTAAAGGAAAAACCACGCTTCTAAAAACACTACTAGGTTTTACTCTTCCTAACTCTGGAAATATCTTCGTTGATAATATAAAATTAAACGAAAAAAATATTAATAATATTAGAAGCAAAATTGCTTATATGCCTCAATCTACACCTTTTTTAAATACAAAGGTTGAAAAATTAATAAATACTATTTTTAATTATAAACAAAATTTAAATATCAATTTTGAAATGGTTAAACTCATTAAAATTTTAAAGGAATTTGATCTAGATTCAAGTATTTTATCTAAAGATATAACTCAGCTTTCTGGAGGTGAAAAACAACGTTTGGCTTTTGTTATTCTTATTTTATTAGATAGAAAAATATGGATCTTAGATGAAATCACTTCTTCTCTAGATCAAGATATGAAACAAAAAGTTACTAACTATATATTAAAAACTGATAAAACGGTTCTCCTGGTTTCTCATGATAAAACAGAATCTTTAAATAATTTTAGGACGGTGATTCTTTAA
- a CDS encoding amino acid permease, whose amino-acid sequence MAEKKEFGLFGLIGVVIGSVIGGGIFNISKEIAKTSSIGAALIGWTISALGVFFIIKIYQRLLLKKSDLNNGIYEYARIGFGPLAGFFSAWGYWLACVVSNASYPVLIVQTLSYFFPSIVGVKTPQGFILGTFLLWLISYIIMKGIKTYNFFNFLATFGKISAIIMSICFMFIFFKYKIFSFDFLGTLNYKGDLFTQIKGCMLQTLWALIGVEGAVVISGRAKNKNDVSQATFIGYFIALFLYIFIVVLSYGILPAEKLQNLKDPALAYILEAIIGKWGAIFINISVLISIFGAWITWTIIAAEIPYNISMDNLFPSFLKKLNVNGAASNALIFNAFIKQLAFMVSLFSSNVYLIITNSAAALMLLPYIFSILFLLKISSFKSEKKYILYGTLAIFYCFWMVYAAGEKYIIQTLLIYLTGLPLYLYKKYESSTK is encoded by the coding sequence ATGGCTGAGAAAAAAGAGTTCGGTTTATTTGGACTTATTGGTGTTGTAATTGGCTCTGTTATTGGTGGTGGAATTTTTAATATCTCAAAAGAAATTGCAAAAACATCTTCTATTGGTGCAGCTTTAATTGGTTGGACTATATCTGCATTAGGTGTATTTTTCATAATAAAAATCTACCAAAGACTTCTTTTAAAAAAATCGGATTTAAATAATGGAATATATGAATATGCTCGTATTGGCTTCGGACCTTTAGCTGGATTTTTTTCCGCTTGGGGATATTGGTTAGCTTGCGTTGTTAGTAATGCTAGTTACCCTGTTCTTATAGTACAAACATTAAGCTATTTTTTTCCATCTATTGTAGGAGTGAAAACACCCCAAGGATTTATTTTAGGTACATTTCTTCTTTGGCTAATTTCATATATTATTATGAAAGGAATTAAAACTTATAATTTTTTTAATTTTTTAGCTACTTTCGGAAAAATTTCAGCAATTATTATGTCTATTTGCTTTATGTTTATTTTTTTTAAGTATAAAATATTTTCTTTTGATTTTTTGGGAACTTTAAATTATAAAGGTGATCTTTTCACACAAATTAAAGGTTGTATGCTTCAAACCTTATGGGCTTTAATAGGAGTTGAAGGTGCGGTCGTTATCTCAGGAAGAGCAAAAAATAAAAATGATGTTAGTCAAGCTACTTTTATTGGTTACTTTATAGCACTTTTTTTATATATTTTTATAGTTGTGCTTAGCTATGGAATACTTCCTGCAGAGAAACTCCAAAATTTAAAAGATCCTGCTTTAGCCTATATTTTAGAAGCCATTATTGGCAAATGGGGTGCAATTTTTATTAATATTTCTGTTTTAATTTCTATATTCGGAGCTTGGATTACATGGACTATTATAGCTGCTGAAATTCCATATAATATATCTATGGATAATCTATTTCCAAGTTTTTTAAAAAAATTAAATGTTAATGGTGCCGCTAGTAATGCCCTAATTTTCAATGCTTTCATTAAGCAGCTTGCTTTTATGGTGTCTCTTTTTTCAAGCAATGTATATCTTATAATTACAAATTCTGCTGCTGCACTAATGCTTTTACCTTATATTTTTTCTATCTTATTTTTATTAAAAATTTCATCATTTAAAAGTGAGAAAAAATATATTCTATATGGAACTTTAGCTATATTTTATTGTTTTTGGATGGTGTATGCTGCTGGAGAAAAATATATTATTCAAACACTTCTTATCTACTTAACAGGTTTACCACTTTATTTATATAAAAAGTATGAATCCTCTACTAAATAG
- a CDS encoding potassium channel family protein, whose product MINYKTFFTKLINYLKTFKNIKSLNDLKKEQIRTFSLILSILFTAWELYTSNTINSSRQFIVSSFIMVISMFFIIYPFAYFFRSKFKKFLSNHAIFSIFLILYFILLIPILGGIDYIFLNIFLGSFIIKFLHIISILVSMSLIMIIVSKQFIMLINKKRQIKGLDILTTFLTYITLGLAFGSFYYILNLMAQNNLFIGVDKPSIFNLENFLNYLYISLGSLTTVGSGSISPLNAYIRLLCVLETILGIFLTSFSLGFIFSALGATLPSPQDDSLESNSTEVNVPTKNFPLFWGTINFIKKIKADLNEVENPSKL is encoded by the coding sequence ATGATAAACTATAAAACTTTTTTCACAAAATTAATAAATTACCTTAAAACCTTTAAAAATATCAAGAGTTTAAATGATTTAAAAAAAGAGCAAATAAGAACTTTCTCTTTAATACTTTCTATTTTATTTACAGCATGGGAACTTTATACTTCAAATACAATAAATAGCTCTAGACAATTTATTGTTAGTAGTTTTATTATGGTTATTTCAATGTTTTTTATTATTTATCCTTTTGCTTATTTTTTCAGATCTAAATTTAAAAAATTTTTAAGTAATCATGCTATTTTCTCTATCTTCTTAATTTTGTATTTTATACTATTAATTCCAATTTTAGGAGGAATAGATTATATTTTTCTAAACATTTTTTTAGGAAGCTTTATTATAAAGTTTCTACATATTATATCAATATTAGTTTCTATGTCATTAATAATGATTATAGTTTCAAAACAATTTATTATGTTAATAAATAAAAAACGACAAATAAAAGGTTTAGATATATTAACTACTTTTTTAACTTATATTACCTTAGGTTTAGCTTTTGGATCATTTTATTATATTTTAAATTTAATGGCTCAAAACAATCTTTTTATAGGAGTAGATAAACCTTCTATTTTTAACTTAGAAAATTTTTTAAATTACTTATATATAAGTCTTGGTAGTTTAACTACTGTTGGATCAGGTAGCATATCACCATTAAATGCTTACATTAGATTACTTTGTGTTTTAGAAACTATATTAGGAATATTTTTAACTAGTTTTTCTTTAGGTTTTATTTTCTCGGCTCTTGGAGCTACTTTACCTTCTCCTCAAGATGATAGTTTAGAAAGTAATAGTACAGAAGTAAATGTTCCTACTAAAAATTTTCCTTTATTTTGGGGAACTATTAATTTTATAAAAAAAATTAAAGCTGATTTAAACGAAGTTGAAAATCCTTCTAAACTTTAG
- a CDS encoding ABC transporter permease, translating into MAQDIFLPNLLYFAIFLIPIFFIMSYLEINMISNVIKSILRMFIQLMLVGVYLHYILTLNNSWINLVYLALMTFACTFTIVRDVKIRDGKFYIIVAVSTIIPLILNMFIFSELLLHLKNPLDALYLIPISGMILGNTLNGMIVTINDFLNNLKLNEERYLLSLSFGATKFEALKPFIANAITLAFKPSVATMANVGLVSLPGMMTGQILGGSLPIIAIKYQIAIMIALFVCRFLSSFILLYFCSLYFFNKYSIFTLKIKE; encoded by the coding sequence ATGGCACAAGATATATTTCTACCTAATCTACTTTATTTTGCTATTTTTTTAATCCCTATCTTCTTTATTATGAGTTATCTTGAAATAAATATGATTTCTAATGTTATAAAATCTATTCTTAGAATGTTTATCCAACTTATGTTAGTCGGTGTTTATCTACATTATATTTTAACACTCAATAATTCATGGATTAATTTAGTGTATTTGGCTCTTATGACTTTCGCATGTACTTTTACAATTGTGAGAGACGTTAAAATAAGAGATGGTAAATTTTATATAATTGTTGCTGTATCTACTATTATTCCTTTAATCCTTAATATGTTTATATTTTCAGAGCTTTTACTACATTTAAAAAATCCTCTTGATGCATTATATTTAATACCAATCTCTGGTATGATTTTAGGAAATACCTTAAATGGAATGATTGTAACTATAAATGACTTTTTAAATAATTTAAAACTTAACGAAGAAAGATATCTTCTATCTTTATCATTTGGAGCTACTAAATTTGAAGCACTAAAGCCTTTTATAGCAAATGCCATAACTTTAGCTTTTAAACCTTCTGTTGCTACTATGGCAAATGTTGGATTAGTTTCTCTTCCTGGTATGATGACTGGTCAAATTTTAGGGGGATCCCTACCTATTATTGCTATAAAATATCAAATTGCTATAATGATTGCTCTTTTTGTATGCAGATTTTTATCTTCTTTTATTTTACTTTATTTTTGTTCATTATATTTTTTTAATAAATACTCAATATTTACATTAAAAATTAAAGAATAG